DNA from Petroclostridium xylanilyticum:
TTAAAATAGCCTCTTTATTTCTGTAAAGCCGGTTAAAAACCCGAAGGAATACCTTCTTCAGTGTAATGTCATCCAGCGCTTTCATGCCGCATTGATTTTTTCCTTCCTTTATATAAGTGCTGCACTGCCAGACGATTTGTTTGGCTTTCGATTTACTGTTCCATGTCCGGCGCTTAAAAGTTGATCCGCAATTGCCACAAATAAGCCGGCCGCTGAAAACATACTGGCTAGCGTATCTTTCCCGGTGCTCCGGCAGGTTTCCGTATTTGGCCGCCCGTTCAGCCATGAGCTTTTGCACCAGGTCAAATTCTTCTTTAGATATGATTGGCTCATGATTGCCCTTCACATGGTACAGGGGCACCTCACCCCTGTTCTTTTTCTTTTTATGGGTCAAATAATCCACTGTGTAAGTTTTCTGAAGGATGGCATCGCCATAATACTTTTCGTTTGTTAAAACACCCCTCAAGGTTGCCTCCGGCCACTTGTCAAGTCCTGTAACGGTCTTGATACCGTCACCTTCAAGGCCTCTTTTAATCTCCCGGATACTTTTCCCGGCGATATATTCCCTGAAAATTCTTCTTACGATTTCAGCTTCAGCAGGATTTATCAATAATTCCCCGCTTTCACTGGTATCATAGCCAAGAAAGCGTTTTGTAGTTACCGTAACTTTTCCCTGCCTGAACTTTTTCTTTAGCGACCAGCGGATGTTTTCCGATATGCTGCGGCTCTCCTCCTGTGCAATACTTGAAAGTACGCTTAATATAAGCTCGCTTTCGCTATCCTGCGTATTGATGTTTTCCCTTTCAAAAAACACTGCCACGCCAAGGCTTTTAAGAAAGCGCACCGCCTCCAAGCAGTCCGCCGTATTTCTGGCAAACCTGGAAATGGATTTAGTAACGATAAGGTCTATCTTGCCGTTTTGACAATCCTTTAGCATCCTGTTAAACTCTGTGCGATGCTCTCTGCCTGTCCCGGAAATGCCGCCATCCGCATAAACATTTGCAAACTCCCACTCCGGCCTGCTATTAATGTACTTAGTGTAATAAGCCACCTGTGTTTCGAAGGATTCCATTTGCTCATTGGAATTGGAGCTGACCCTGCAGTAGGCGCAAACCCTAAGCCTTGCTTCTTGCGGCCTGCCTTGTATTTCTTCCCTCGTTTTGGCCGCTATTGTTGTAACCTTCTTCATTTGCTTTTCCCTCCCTTCCAAGGTCAGTGTCACATGTTAACTCTTCGACTCTCTCAAAGCAAGTTAATCCCTTGCGGGAACATATTTTTAAGGACAAAAAATATGGCCTGGGTGTTCCCCCAAGCCATTACGTTTCCTTTTTCTTGTTAATTTCGTCAAGCGCATATCTGGCAGTATCCTCGGCAACCTTTAATAATTCAATGACGAGCCGTCCTCCCTCTTCGCTAACGTCTATGCTGTCTCCGACCTTAAACCCCAAGTTAAAAAGCCACCTCCCCTGCAGTCTGATGCATGGAATATTCCTTGCTGTGCAGCCCGGAGCCTCGTAAACCTTCAGCTTCCTTCTTTTCAATGCTTTGACCTCCCTTCAGGTCAGGCAGGTTAACTCTGTTTGAGCTGGAAGGCAAGCTTAAGATTATCATTTGGCAAAAGTTTTTCTATTTTCAGCATCAATCTTGATGAATTCTTCTTCCGTAATAAACCCTTCTGCCAGCAGCTTTTTCAATAGCTCTTTGCTTAAAAGGTATTCAACGCTCTGGTTTACCGTCATATTCACCGCCTCCCGGCCTAAAAGCTGTCCCTGCTGGTAGGATTATTGAAAATCCCAAAGGAAGTCAAAGCCGCAAAAAGCAAAGTCGTCAGCTCCTTAAAGCTGTCCTCGGTGAGCCCAATGGGCGCTAAAAGCCCATAGGTTTTCAGTATGAATAACACCAAGGCCGCAAGCGCCGACCATGCCACCGGGCTTCTCCATCTTGACTGCTGCATAGTTAAATTCCTCCCTTCAATAATAAAGCCGCTACCCTTTGAATCAGGATGGCGGCGTATTCACCTGCTACTGTTCTTCCTTTTACTGCATTCTGCCTCCAGTACTCCGGCGACTCAAGGATGCCGAATTCCTGAAGCAGCTTTAGCTCTCTGTCCAAATTAGGACTGTCCTCCTTGTATGGTATATTGAAGTATTTCAGTATCCCTTTTGCCAAGGCGATACCAATTGCCTCGATGTGGGATATAATCCACTTGGCATCGTCAGGGTTGTCATGAAAGGCTATCTCGACAAGCGCTGCTGGTGCGAAAGTATACGCCAGTTCGTACATGTGCTTGCCAGGACCGTAAAAGTTATACCCCTCCTTGACACCTCTGTCTCCAACAGGAGTCAAAGGCGATAATTCCTCATAAACTGCTCTTGCTAATTTTTCGCCGCCGCCTCCGAACCTGTGACAATAAACCTCACAGCCCCGGCCTCCCCCGGCATTGCTGTGAATCGCGAAATGAACATCCGGTCTCTTTGCATTGCTGTCAGCCACAACCTGGGCAAGCGACCAGTCCGGCTTGTTCCTATAAACCGTCACCCCATACCTCTCCAGCACCCTCTGGGTAACGTCCGCCACCTCGTTCATCCTTTGCTCTTCCGTCCCGTAATTGCCGTAACCTGCGTTATGCTCTTGGGTGGACGGACTCAAATACACCGATTTCTTCATAATGTATATGCTCCTCCCTTCATTTGCCCATCAACTTGATGGCTCCAACGATTGCCCCTAAAATGGCAATACAAAGGCCTGCCAGCTTGATGAGTTCAATCATCACAGTCTGCCAGGCCTTCATCGTTGTTTCGTTTTGCTTTTCCGGTGAACCACGTATTTCTTTTATGGATGCTTTAATTTCATGGATATCCTCTTTAATCATCTTGACATATACCCGAGTTTCAGTCATCCCAGTCTCCAAATCCCGGATGCGTTGCTCCTGGATACATCCGTGCTGCTCCATCAGGCGCTCCTCCTTTCTGAAACCAGCCAATCTATCTAAAATACTGGCAAGTTAACCTGGAAGGTATAAGTAATTTTCATGGTGTTGGTGTTGGTCTTGGTAACCGGCGCAGCAAGCAGGGTTTGTGCCCCGGGGTACCACATGGGCTGTAAGCAATATAATCGGTAATTACCGGAATATGAATACCGGCTCCAGAAGAGGTTATGCTTCCGGTCATACATAAGAGGCCCATAAAGACTGCCAAAAGAGTATGCTG
Protein-coding regions in this window:
- a CDS encoding recombinase family protein, yielding MKKVTTIAAKTREEIQGRPQEARLRVCAYCRVSSNSNEQMESFETQVAYYTKYINSRPEWEFANVYADGGISGTGREHRTEFNRMLKDCQNGKIDLIVTKSISRFARNTADCLEAVRFLKSLGVAVFFERENINTQDSESELILSVLSSIAQEESRSISENIRWSLKKKFRQGKVTVTTKRFLGYDTSESGELLINPAEAEIVRRIFREYIAGKSIREIKRGLEGDGIKTVTGLDKWPEATLRGVLTNEKYYGDAILQKTYTVDYLTHKKKKNRGEVPLYHVKGNHEPIISKEEFDLVQKLMAERAAKYGNLPEHRERYASQYVFSGRLICGNCGSTFKRRTWNSKSKAKQIVWQCSTYIKEGKNQCGMKALDDITLKKVFLRVFNRLYRNKEAILKPFMENVQKVLLDELKSEPVKAIDARIEYITGRMKQLIRLQIKENIAPEVFQREYGKLKAELDKLREERNSYGSLDDRCEELLKRTEKLYEYLQGMEDILTEFDDDVFKALVERILVISPTHLKFELKNGLVLEEKFIKKKGIHGLR
- a CDS encoding SymE family type I addiction module toxin translates to MKRRKLKVYEAPGCTARNIPCIRLQGRWLFNLGFKVGDSIDVSEEGGRLVIELLKVAEDTARYALDEINKKKET
- a CDS encoding SHOCT domain-containing protein encodes the protein MTVNQSVEYLLSKELLKKLLAEGFITEEEFIKIDAENRKTFAK
- a CDS encoding holin, coding for MQQSRWRSPVAWSALAALVLFILKTYGLLAPIGLTEDSFKELTTLLFAALTSFGIFNNPTSRDSF
- a CDS encoding N-acetylmuramoyl-L-alanine amidase family protein, with amino-acid sequence MKKSVYLSPSTQEHNAGYGNYGTEEQRMNEVADVTQRVLERYGVTVYRNKPDWSLAQVVADSNAKRPDVHFAIHSNAGGGRGCEVYCHRFGGGGEKLARAVYEELSPLTPVGDRGVKEGYNFYGPGKHMYELAYTFAPAALVEIAFHDNPDDAKWIISHIEAIGIALAKGILKYFNIPYKEDSPNLDRELKLLQEFGILESPEYWRQNAVKGRTVAGEYAAILIQRVAALLLKGGI